One Pelagicoccus enzymogenes DNA window includes the following coding sequences:
- a CDS encoding CBS domain-containing protein has product MQTAADLMTKRFLRISTEHNLKEALALLLYGEQHKAETAAIAVIDEQGNLAGILTPECVVAGLSGLNAHLSQEALSEAVERNYSLTVGQVMKKGIPTATKETPLSELLLYMRTGKHECIPVIEESSVIGLVYVSDLFKQVAQLALTEEDQGIQM; this is encoded by the coding sequence ATGCAAACCGCCGCCGACCTCATGACCAAACGCTTCCTGCGCATCAGCACCGAGCACAACCTCAAAGAAGCGCTCGCCCTCCTGCTCTACGGCGAGCAGCACAAAGCCGAGACCGCCGCCATCGCCGTCATCGACGAACAGGGGAACCTCGCCGGCATCCTTACCCCCGAATGCGTCGTCGCCGGCCTCTCCGGACTCAACGCCCACCTTTCCCAAGAGGCCCTCAGCGAGGCCGTCGAGAGAAACTACTCGCTCACCGTCGGGCAAGTCATGAAAAAAGGGATCCCCACCGCCACCAAGGAAACGCCCCTGAGCGAGCTGCTGCTATACATGAGAACCGGCAAGCACGAATGCATTCCCGTGATCGAGGAAAGCAGCGTCATCGGCCTCGTCTACGTTTCCGACCTCTTCAAGCAAGTCGCCCAACTCGCCCTCACCGAGGAAGACCAAGGCATCCAAATGTAG